The Gilliamella apicola genome window below encodes:
- a CDS encoding ABC transporter permease: protein MQEQPITMANLAWRNIQRRPFRSCCLIIIVMLFSATLFGGSVIMKNLSLGISGMANRLGADILVVPYGYEKNLEVALLRGEPSSFYLKVDLIDKIKNIKGIQAISPQLFIASLSAGCCTSKVQLIGFDQQSDFVIKPWLQSQLTQPLTDNQVVVGSKISSNIGDEVMFFNHPFKIAAKMDSTGMGFDTSVFMTMQAAHTLMKEAELVQGDVDHFADYASSIFIKVDPDYQLKDIVNQIMPKYAIDYKLDFVMTKGMLSNISKWLNGFSTIVYSLSAIFWVLAIVIIFVIFSSNLNERKREISLLRILGASRRDLVKMLLRESLIISALGGLMGILLASVLLYAFSLLICQTIGLPCINLSVIDALCYAVVVLTLTLIIGPLSSIYSALSMTKFDTYSTLREGE, encoded by the coding sequence ATGCAAGAACAACCCATTACCATGGCTAATTTGGCTTGGCGGAACATTCAACGACGACCATTTCGTAGTTGTTGTTTAATTATCATTGTTATGCTTTTTTCAGCCACACTTTTTGGTGGTAGTGTGATTATGAAAAACCTTAGTTTGGGAATTTCTGGCATGGCTAATCGCCTTGGTGCAGATATTTTGGTTGTTCCATACGGTTACGAAAAAAATCTAGAGGTTGCCTTATTACGTGGTGAACCAAGTAGCTTTTATTTAAAAGTTGATTTGATTGATAAAATCAAAAATATAAAAGGGATACAAGCAATATCACCACAGCTTTTTATCGCTTCACTCAGTGCAGGTTGCTGTACTTCAAAAGTGCAACTAATTGGTTTTGATCAGCAAAGCGATTTTGTGATCAAACCTTGGTTGCAATCGCAACTTACTCAGCCACTTACTGATAACCAAGTTGTAGTTGGTTCAAAAATTAGTTCAAATATTGGCGATGAAGTCATGTTTTTCAATCATCCATTTAAAATAGCAGCTAAGATGGACAGTACAGGCATGGGCTTTGACACTTCGGTATTTATGACTATGCAAGCAGCACATACTTTAATGAAAGAAGCTGAATTAGTACAAGGCGATGTTGATCATTTTGCGGATTATGCTTCTTCAATTTTCATAAAAGTCGATCCCGATTATCAGCTTAAAGATATTGTTAATCAAATCATGCCCAAATACGCTATCGACTATAAACTGGATTTTGTTATGACTAAAGGTATGTTAAGTAATATTTCCAAATGGTTAAATGGCTTTTCGACTATTGTATATAGTTTATCGGCAATTTTTTGGGTATTAGCAATAGTGATTATTTTTGTCATCTTCTCGTCAAATTTAAATGAACGCAAACGCGAAATCAGTTTATTGCGTATCTTAGGAGCCTCACGTCGAGATTTAGTAAAAATGCTGCTGCGTGAATCTTTAATTATTAGTGCATTAGGTGGCTTAATGGGAATTTTATTAGCAAGTGTGTTGCTCTATGCATTTAGCTTATTAATCTGTCAAACCATTGGTTTGCCATGCATTAATCTTTCAGTGATTGATGCGTTATGCTATGCAGTAGTGGTATTAACATTAACCTTAATTATTGGACCATTATCAAGTATCTATTCAGCTTTATCCATGACTAAATTTGATACTTACAGCACGCTCAGAGAGGGTGAATAA
- a CDS encoding ABC transporter ATP-binding protein yields the protein MLLNVKNLRKDYQRGQQTFAAVNNVSFSMQSGDFNCIMGKSGSGKTTLLNMIAGLLTPTQGKVTFNDVNLFELDDQQVSAFRNQHIGYIPQGSSLLPNLTAIDNIRLPYYLTKRPNKSSFSYAKSLLEKAKVSYLQDVYPANMSGGEMRRIAILRALICQPQIIIADEPTSDLDEESSTDIMQLLKEINQQGTALLIVTHDHDVANYSQNILKMSAGRFIE from the coding sequence ATGTTACTGAATGTTAAAAATTTGCGTAAAGATTATCAACGTGGTCAACAAACTTTTGCCGCAGTGAATAATGTCAGTTTCAGTATGCAATCAGGTGATTTTAACTGCATTATGGGTAAATCAGGTAGCGGTAAAACGACGCTTTTAAATATGATTGCTGGTTTATTAACGCCAACTCAGGGGAAAGTAACCTTTAATGATGTAAATCTATTTGAATTAGATGATCAGCAAGTATCGGCTTTTCGTAATCAGCATATTGGTTATATTCCTCAAGGTAGCAGTTTACTCCCTAATCTTACTGCGATTGATAATATTCGCTTACCTTATTACTTAACTAAGCGCCCAAATAAAAGTAGCTTCAGTTATGCGAAAAGTTTATTGGAAAAGGCTAAAGTCAGTTATTTGCAAGATGTTTATCCAGCCAATATGTCAGGCGGGGAAATGCGTCGTATTGCCATATTACGTGCATTAATTTGCCAGCCACAAATCATCATTGCAGATGAGCCCACCAGCGATCTCGACGAGGAAAGTTCTACTGATATTATGCAACTGCTAAAAGAAATTAACCAACAAGGTACTGCGTTATTGATTGTCACTCATGATCATGATGTAGCAAATTATAGTCAAAATATCTTGAAAATGTCGGCAGGGCGGTTTATTGAATAA
- a CDS encoding Maf family protein — translation MRIILASTSLSRKKVLEKFAIPFECVPPICDETPLAGESAEQLVVRLANLKAQSLVDKYPDSLIIGSDQVGVLEGKIVCKPHTIENARKQLANSSGKTFYFYTGMTVINTHSGQSTTLCEPFKVTFRQLSCSEIDAYIAKEMPLQCAGSFKCDELGITLFDKLEGDDINSLIGLPLLKLNKIMIEMGCNPLLL, via the coding sequence ATGAGAATCATTTTAGCGTCAACATCGCTATCACGTAAAAAAGTACTTGAGAAATTCGCTATCCCTTTTGAATGTGTTCCGCCTATTTGTGACGAAACGCCGCTTGCGGGTGAGTCTGCTGAGCAGTTAGTTGTACGTCTAGCGAATCTCAAAGCGCAATCATTAGTCGATAAATATCCAGATAGCTTAATCATTGGCTCAGATCAAGTAGGCGTTTTAGAGGGAAAAATTGTTTGCAAACCACATACTATTGAAAATGCTCGCAAACAACTTGCCAATAGCAGTGGCAAAACATTTTATTTTTATACAGGGATGACGGTTATTAACACCCACTCGGGTCAATCTACCACTCTTTGTGAACCGTTTAAAGTCACCTTTCGGCAACTAAGTTGTTCTGAAATCGATGCCTATATCGCTAAAGAGATGCCACTACAATGTGCAGGCAGTTTTAAATGTGATGAGCTAGGTATAACGCTGTTTGATAAGTTAGAGGGTGATGATATTAATTCATTAATCGGATTACCGCTGTTGAAGCTTAATAAAATAATGATTGAAATGGGTTGTAATCCCTTATTGCTTTAA
- a CDS encoding GNAT family N-acetyltransferase codes for MSSIIYRSDIKPELEEAIALYRHCSLGERRPLTDPTRFKAMLDNANLVITAWHNDKLIGIARCLTDFVYITYLADLAVDEDYQKQGIGKQLIKEVKKNTHENCSITLLAAPSAVDYYGHIGFNAHPSAWILRDKSI; via the coding sequence ATGAGTAGTATTATTTACCGTTCTGACATCAAACCAGAACTTGAAGAGGCTATTGCGCTTTATCGTCACTGTTCACTAGGCGAGCGCCGACCTCTTACCGATCCAACACGATTTAAAGCTATGTTAGATAATGCTAACTTAGTTATAACCGCGTGGCATAATGATAAATTAATTGGTATAGCGCGTTGTTTAACGGATTTTGTATATATAACTTATTTGGCGGATCTTGCTGTGGATGAGGATTATCAAAAACAAGGTATTGGTAAACAATTAATTAAAGAAGTAAAAAAGAATACTCATGAAAATTGCTCGATAACCTTACTGGCTGCTCCAAGTGCAGTTGATTATTATGGACATATCGGATTTAATGCCCATCCTTCCGCTTGGATTTTAAGAGATAAATCAATATGA
- a CDS encoding universal stress protein: MYNKILVPIDVLEDELTQKVIPHVECLAKLSNAEVVFFHTLPVASAIVNAYSFGFDEFKDKATVQTEQWLHKLMASINLPQEKLSFSIAFGNPRDEILHIAEELKPDLIILGSRRPNITTHLLGSNAAGVVRSAQTSVLVVR, encoded by the coding sequence ATGTATAACAAGATTTTAGTACCGATTGATGTGCTTGAAGATGAGTTAACCCAAAAAGTCATCCCACATGTCGAATGTTTGGCAAAATTATCAAATGCCGAGGTGGTCTTCTTCCATACCTTGCCAGTAGCGTCAGCGATTGTGAACGCTTACTCATTTGGTTTTGATGAATTTAAAGATAAGGCAACAGTACAAACTGAACAGTGGTTACATAAGTTAATGGCTTCTATTAATTTACCTCAAGAAAAATTGTCGTTTTCTATTGCGTTTGGTAATCCAAGGGATGAAATTCTTCATATTGCGGAAGAATTAAAACCCGACTTAATTATATTAGGATCACGTCGCCCTAATATTACCACTCACTTACTGGGATCGAATGCGGCTGGTGTAGTCCGTAGCGCGCAAACTTCAGTTTTAGTCGTTCGATAG
- the rlmKL gene encoding bifunctional 23S rRNA (guanine(2069)-N(7))-methyltransferase RlmK/23S rRNA (guanine(2445)-N(2))-methyltransferase RlmL, protein MKTLFASTSRGLEELLKKELEELGSIDCKIAQGGVFFDADEKTLYQSLLWSRLASRILLPIAEFDIYSDLDLYSCVFNIKWPDIFAVDNSFVINFVGVNDFIRNSQYGALKIKDAIVDHFSRHTNERPNVAKQDPDVRIHAYLNKNRVTLSLDLSGNSLHQRGYRQQTGQAPLKENLAAAIIMRSGWQMDTPLIDPMCGSGTLLIEAAMIAAKIPPGLLRKHWGFFAWKGFNPILWNELLFAAKHNISKPNIPFIGYDNNTVVLERAKQNAIQAGVGDLITFALQDVTQLTNPLPNDVTGTIISNPPYGERLESEPALVALHTALGRQIKQYFGGWRLSLFSGAPQLLDCLQMRAERQFKAKNGPLDCVQKNYTIAQRSSEQVSTPILPAADFANRLRKNKQKLEKWAAQEQLECYRLYDADLPEYNVAIDRYKDKVVVQEYAAPKNIDPQKTRQRLFDIINATMSVLELTADQLVLKTREKQKGKQQYQKLSQKQDYFLVHEYAINKRKTQFWVNVTDYLDTGLFLDHRLARKMIGEMSAGKDFLNLFAYTGSATVYAGLGGAKSTTTVDMSRTYLQWADRNLKQNGLTGRQHRLIQADCLLYLEHSDDQFDLIFIDPPTFSNSKRMSDTFDVQRDHLKIMANLKRLLKPNGIIVFSNNKRGFKMDNVGMQNLGLTYQDITNKTLSLDFKRNKQIHCCFIVQHQK, encoded by the coding sequence ATGAAAACACTATTTGCCAGCACGTCACGCGGGCTTGAAGAGTTATTGAAAAAAGAGTTAGAAGAGTTAGGTTCGATCGATTGTAAAATTGCTCAAGGGGGTGTCTTTTTTGATGCGGATGAAAAGACATTATATCAATCATTATTATGGTCGCGTCTGGCATCACGTATTTTGTTGCCAATTGCTGAGTTTGATATTTATAGTGATTTAGATCTCTATTCGTGCGTTTTTAATATTAAATGGCCAGATATTTTTGCAGTTGATAATTCCTTTGTGATTAATTTTGTTGGTGTAAACGATTTTATCCGTAATAGCCAATATGGTGCACTCAAAATTAAAGATGCGATTGTTGATCACTTCTCTCGTCATACTAACGAGCGCCCTAATGTGGCTAAGCAAGATCCTGATGTTCGTATTCATGCTTATTTAAATAAAAACCGTGTAACACTTTCGTTAGATTTAAGTGGTAACAGTTTGCATCAACGTGGTTATCGTCAGCAAACTGGGCAAGCGCCATTGAAAGAAAACTTAGCTGCTGCAATTATTATGCGATCAGGCTGGCAGATGGACACGCCATTAATCGATCCTATGTGTGGTTCGGGAACACTGCTAATTGAAGCAGCGATGATCGCCGCTAAAATTCCACCGGGTTTATTGCGTAAACATTGGGGATTCTTTGCTTGGAAAGGCTTTAATCCAATACTTTGGAATGAATTATTATTTGCCGCTAAACACAATATTAGCAAACCAAATATACCATTTATCGGTTACGACAATAATACCGTGGTGTTAGAGCGAGCAAAACAAAATGCCATTCAGGCGGGTGTAGGCGATTTGATTACATTTGCATTACAAGATGTAACGCAGTTAACCAATCCACTGCCTAATGATGTAACAGGTACAATAATTAGTAATCCACCTTATGGCGAAAGATTAGAAAGTGAGCCTGCTCTTGTTGCCCTGCACACAGCGCTTGGTCGTCAAATTAAGCAATATTTTGGTGGCTGGCGACTTTCGTTATTTAGTGGCGCACCTCAATTGTTAGACTGTTTACAAATGCGTGCAGAAAGACAATTTAAAGCGAAGAATGGTCCGTTAGATTGTGTACAAAAAAATTATACTATTGCACAACGATCTAGCGAACAAGTCAGCACACCAATATTGCCAGCGGCTGATTTTGCTAATCGTTTACGAAAAAATAAACAGAAACTTGAAAAATGGGCTGCACAAGAACAACTAGAGTGTTATCGCCTTTATGACGCCGATTTACCTGAATATAATGTTGCTATCGATCGTTATAAAGATAAAGTAGTAGTACAGGAATATGCAGCGCCTAAAAATATCGATCCACAAAAAACTCGTCAACGGCTATTTGATATTATTAACGCCACTATGTCAGTGCTAGAACTCACTGCCGATCAATTAGTTTTAAAAACGCGTGAAAAGCAGAAAGGCAAACAGCAATATCAAAAATTGAGCCAAAAACAGGATTACTTTTTGGTGCATGAGTATGCCATTAATAAACGCAAAACTCAGTTTTGGGTAAATGTGACCGATTATTTAGATACAGGGCTGTTTTTAGATCATCGTTTAGCGCGCAAGATGATTGGTGAAATGAGTGCAGGTAAGGATTTTCTAAATCTATTTGCTTATACCGGTAGTGCAACGGTTTATGCGGGTCTAGGCGGTGCTAAGTCAACTACGACGGTTGATATGTCACGCACTTATTTACAATGGGCCGATCGTAATCTAAAACAAAATGGATTAACGGGTAGACAGCATCGCTTAATTCAAGCTGATTGTTTATTGTATTTAGAACATAGTGATGATCAGTTCGATCTAATCTTTATTGATCCACCTACATTTTCAAATTCTAAAAGGATGAGTGATACTTTTGATGTTCAACGTGATCATTTAAAAATAATGGCGAATTTAAAACGATTATTAAAACCAAATGGCATTATTGTGTTTTCGAACAATAAACGTGGTTTTAAAATGGATAACGTTGGTATGCAAAACCTTGGATTGACTTATCAAGATATCACTAATAAAACGTTATCTTTGGACTTTAAACGTAATAAGCAAATTCACTGCTGTTTTATTGTCCAACACCAAAAATAA
- a CDS encoding type VI secretion system Vgr family protein: MSTMEQLSDSLTSLSGQLSHNNYSLSVDGSDALSSISVVSIKGQERLNEPWQYQIDFTSEDKQISIASMLSQAASLTFHPNQSPLQVTQIRSLDNIAKTRKLYGIITEFSLVSISEDEARYRVKLEPRMALLANHHQSAIFQNKNVIDVVDEVLRNHNFIGIDFRFELKESYPVREFITQWQESDLNFIQRLLADVGLYFYFETHPEHHCDVIVISDYEKGYADGGRVIIKQPSGLNDHLRHSIWDLQFSSKTKPSQVSVNDYNYRMSDSDLYSSDNSQPKDMTMRGEDYRYEEHHKIEGDIQTVESGNWYARIRHQHYVSEQFILTGQCNAYELTPGKLVTIADCPIAEIKDGVVIVATECYGDRTESYQTRFTAIPYDALKPYRPAPLPWPQVSGTLPARVTSKDDDTYGYIDTQGRYRIKFNFDLKNWQKGEESLWVRLAKPYAGDTYGFHFPLIDSTEVAVAFTNGNPDRPYIAHAMHDSSHPDHVTTINKHRNVIRTPANNKLRMDDKRGQEHIKLATEYGKTQLNLGHLVDSEKTKRGEGFELRTDEWGAISAEKGIYITTETESKAKGKQLDMEGAKIQLSNALSIVQSLQKVVENSNGHSADIESQTELKNTLTELNESGIVGYAQEGIGLTSPKNIQLSTGKNISIIAENNTEISVIKKITLAAGEALSFFAHKMGIKLFASKGKVEIQAQNDELSLMAKDEIQINSVDNSITLTAPRDITLISGGSYIKINGEGIELGTPGNVVIKSAAFQKMGPASMNVNTQEAHFMDMPPISLCVECLKRAARNANSMLEIS, from the coding sequence ATGAGCACAATGGAACAACTCAGCGATAGCTTAACTTCGCTTTCAGGGCAATTATCACACAATAACTATTCATTGTCAGTTGATGGCTCCGACGCATTATCAAGCATTTCTGTTGTATCAATTAAAGGTCAAGAGCGGTTAAATGAACCTTGGCAATATCAGATAGATTTCACCAGCGAAGATAAGCAAATTTCAATTGCATCCATGCTTAGTCAAGCTGCCTCTCTGACTTTTCATCCTAACCAATCTCCGTTACAAGTAACACAAATCAGATCATTAGATAATATTGCCAAAACAAGAAAGCTTTACGGAATAATCACAGAATTTAGTTTGGTCTCAATTAGCGAAGATGAAGCGCGTTATCGAGTCAAACTTGAACCTCGTATGGCATTACTTGCAAATCATCACCAAAGTGCCATTTTTCAAAATAAGAATGTCATCGATGTGGTCGATGAAGTATTGCGAAATCACAATTTTATCGGTATTGATTTTCGTTTTGAATTAAAAGAAAGCTATCCTGTACGAGAATTTATTACGCAATGGCAAGAGAGTGATTTAAATTTTATTCAGCGTTTGCTGGCAGATGTTGGTCTCTACTTTTACTTTGAAACGCACCCAGAGCATCATTGTGATGTAATAGTAATAAGTGATTATGAAAAAGGGTATGCTGATGGTGGTAGAGTGATTATAAAGCAACCAAGCGGACTCAATGACCATCTTCGCCACAGTATCTGGGATTTACAATTTAGCAGTAAAACTAAACCAAGTCAGGTCAGTGTTAACGATTATAACTATCGGATGTCGGACAGTGATCTTTACAGTAGTGACAACAGTCAACCGAAAGATATGACAATGCGAGGCGAAGACTATCGGTATGAAGAGCATCACAAAATCGAAGGTGATATACAAACAGTCGAAAGTGGCAATTGGTATGCGCGTATTCGGCATCAACATTATGTAAGCGAACAATTTATTCTAACTGGACAATGTAATGCTTATGAGTTAACTCCGGGAAAGTTAGTGACTATAGCAGATTGCCCTATAGCCGAAATTAAAGATGGTGTGGTGATTGTTGCAACCGAATGTTATGGTGACCGAACGGAATCTTACCAAACCCGCTTTACTGCTATCCCTTATGATGCTCTTAAACCGTATCGCCCGGCACCATTACCGTGGCCACAAGTGAGTGGTACCTTACCAGCCCGAGTGACCAGTAAAGATGATGATACGTACGGTTATATTGATACGCAGGGTCGTTACCGAATTAAATTTAATTTTGATTTAAAAAATTGGCAAAAAGGTGAGGAAAGTTTATGGGTCAGACTGGCAAAACCATATGCCGGCGATACTTATGGCTTTCACTTTCCTTTGATAGATTCAACAGAAGTTGCAGTTGCATTCACCAATGGTAATCCAGACCGCCCGTATATAGCTCATGCCATGCATGACAGCAGTCATCCTGATCATGTTACGACAATCAATAAACACCGTAATGTGATACGCACACCAGCGAATAATAAACTGAGAATGGACGATAAACGTGGTCAGGAGCATATTAAACTGGCAACGGAATATGGTAAAACCCAACTCAATTTGGGGCATTTGGTGGACAGTGAAAAAACGAAACGAGGAGAAGGTTTCGAGCTACGTACCGATGAGTGGGGCGCAATATCGGCAGAAAAAGGAATTTATATTACAACCGAAACTGAATCAAAAGCAAAAGGTAAACAACTGGATATGGAAGGTGCAAAGATCCAGCTTAGTAATGCGCTTTCTATTGTTCAATCATTGCAAAAAGTTGTAGAAAATTCAAATGGTCATTCAGCCGATATCGAAAGCCAAACCGAACTTAAAAATACTCTTACAGAACTTAACGAAAGTGGAATAGTGGGTTATGCCCAAGAAGGCATTGGTTTGACGAGCCCGAAAAATATTCAATTATCGACTGGCAAAAATATTTCAATCATTGCTGAGAATAACACAGAGATTAGTGTAATTAAAAAGATTACATTGGCGGCCGGTGAAGCATTAAGCTTTTTTGCTCACAAAATGGGAATAAAGCTTTTTGCATCTAAGGGGAAAGTTGAAATACAAGCTCAAAATGATGAACTTTCGCTTATGGCTAAAGATGAAATACAAATTAATAGTGTTGATAACTCAATAACTTTGACCGCCCCTCGTGATATTACGTTAATCAGTGGTGGCTCTTATATTAAGATAAATGGTGAAGGAATAGAACTCGGTACACCAGGAAATGTAGTCATAAAATCTGCTGCGTTCCAAAAAATGGGACCAGCAAGTATGAATGTAAATACTCAGGAAGCTCATTTTATGGATATGCCTCCGATATCTTTGTGCGTAGAGTGTTTAAAACGTGCTGCTCGTAATGCCAACTCCATGTTGGAGATAAGTTGA
- a CDS encoding DUF4123 domain-containing protein: MTTPKTSLPQFSITENIPESINGELGHRHEDEPVYCYAIVDCAHFDACFYKMFIKNPNITSYPLLADTPYSKSSEAGPLLVKIEPDREENQDIINEILFAQEEKPSVLWFWSKLPFLVLKQYLKELLFAENQDGKKYFLRFYDPRCFIDMLEIFKADNNIDRYLKKIECWAYYLDSQYYYINKDS; encoded by the coding sequence ATGACAACACCTAAAACATCACTACCACAGTTTTCAATAACTGAAAATATACCTGAATCAATAAATGGAGAATTAGGTCATAGACATGAGGATGAACCTGTTTATTGCTATGCCATCGTTGATTGCGCTCATTTTGATGCGTGCTTTTATAAAATGTTTATTAAAAATCCTAATATAACAAGTTATCCATTACTTGCTGATACTCCTTATTCTAAATCATCCGAGGCAGGGCCACTATTAGTAAAAATAGAACCAGATAGAGAAGAGAATCAAGATATTATTAATGAGATTTTATTCGCTCAAGAAGAGAAACCGTCAGTACTTTGGTTTTGGAGTAAACTCCCTTTTTTAGTTTTGAAACAATATTTGAAAGAACTACTCTTTGCTGAAAATCAAGATGGGAAAAAATATTTTTTAAGATTCTATGACCCACGATGTTTTATTGATATGTTGGAAATATTCAAAGCTGACAATAATATCGATAGATATCTCAAAAAAATAGAGTGTTGGGCATATTATTTAGATAGTCAATATTATTATATTAATAAGGATAGTTGA
- a CDS encoding zinc metalloprotease, whose protein sequence is MAICSFPKTSSLIGKASTSCLRRFTIHFRRPDTLKQKQNAPYKGEYGFDWLRDEYIYPIEKIKYDNHLTNARKKIKNKILPLCLKPKKLKEEYKKDVENPIKPYEQDYYPAWLSIFACDVQGNNADAGSELHKDGVYLDLQLDEIDEIINDGTEIFFKTSDPCLKITPNKIAISEFLNTSKEKRKLNEKIGKPEIHFYKLENAVKIICQGDTLKEHGQIKVFAKLGSTEIEVGQLMVYQNDIIGKANIFVVNVITKYDNNNNKIIPQSHPSLDNLFNSQSFNQAMIKVEIKAIEDFDLFALKEKEEDVKKFLDDINNSIFVDENSRTQPSVVRNNLCDLYNHYGKHKPKDNISINDEGHYNTYLLFTNKVIEWKNQDTVKGIAYYSGTPKRDFEWGNMFVIFGNALTEDHTIVHEAGHSFSLPHSFEWSLSPHIFYHGYTENYMDYSQHQYLDSKRKPRLERNKYSGNMYSFFKWQWDLMRKDKSIEILQKE, encoded by the coding sequence ATGGCAATATGTAGTTTTCCCAAAACTAGTTCACTAATAGGTAAGGCTTCAACTTCTTGCTTGCGACGTTTTACCATCCACTTTAGAAGACCTGATACACTTAAGCAAAAACAGAATGCTCCTTATAAAGGTGAGTATGGTTTTGATTGGTTACGTGATGAATATATTTATCCGATTGAAAAGATTAAATATGATAATCATCTAACAAATGCTCGAAAAAAAATAAAAAATAAAATACTACCATTATGTTTAAAACCCAAAAAGCTAAAAGAAGAATATAAAAAAGATGTAGAGAATCCTATCAAACCATATGAACAAGATTATTATCCAGCTTGGTTGTCTATTTTTGCTTGTGATGTGCAAGGCAATAATGCAGATGCAGGTTCAGAATTGCACAAAGATGGCGTTTATTTAGATCTGCAATTAGATGAAATTGATGAAATTATTAATGATGGCACTGAAATTTTTTTTAAAACAAGTGATCCATGTCTAAAAATCACACCTAACAAGATTGCTATTTCAGAATTTTTGAATACCTCGAAAGAAAAACGGAAACTAAATGAAAAAATTGGTAAACCGGAAATCCATTTTTATAAATTAGAAAATGCCGTTAAAATTATATGTCAAGGTGACACGTTAAAAGAACATGGTCAGATAAAAGTCTTTGCCAAACTCGGTTCGACTGAAATTGAAGTTGGTCAATTGATGGTGTATCAAAATGACATAATAGGTAAAGCCAATATTTTCGTGGTTAATGTCATTACAAAATATGATAACAATAATAATAAAATCATTCCTCAATCACATCCTTCATTGGATAATTTATTTAACTCTCAATCCTTTAATCAAGCTATGATAAAGGTTGAAATTAAAGCAATTGAAGATTTTGATTTATTCGCTTTAAAAGAAAAAGAAGAGGATGTTAAGAAATTTTTAGATGATATTAATAATTCAATATTTGTGGATGAGAATAGTCGAACGCAGCCAAGCGTTGTAAGAAACAACCTTTGTGATTTATATAATCATTATGGAAAACATAAACCTAAAGATAATATAAGTATCAATGATGAAGGTCATTATAATACCTATTTATTATTTACTAATAAAGTAATAGAGTGGAAAAATCAAGATACAGTTAAAGGAATAGCATATTATAGTGGTACACCGAAAAGAGATTTCGAATGGGGAAATATGTTTGTTATTTTTGGTAATGCTCTTACAGAAGATCATACTATTGTTCATGAAGCAGGGCATAGTTTTTCATTACCACACTCATTTGAATGGAGTTTATCTCCACATATTTTTTATCATGGTTATACTGAAAATTATATGGATTATTCTCAGCATCAATATTTAGATTCAAAAAGAAAGCCTCGCCTTGAACGTAATAAATATAGTGGAAATATGTACTCTTTTTTTAAATGGCAGTGGGATCTGATGCGTAAGGATAAAAGTATTGAAATATTGCAAAAGGAATGA